A genomic region of Phragmites australis chromosome 2, lpPhrAust1.1, whole genome shotgun sequence contains the following coding sequences:
- the LOC133901104 gene encoding E3 ubiquitin-protein ligase IPI1-like isoform X2 — protein MGVGAEEEVETAVVAEGGGGGEQEEQEGGGGDAEDRKGEGEEKAAAVMSCSICLDAVVAGGEDRSTARLQCGHEFHLDCIGSAFNAKGIMQCPNCRKIETGNWLYANGSRSSQDVNNDEWGYDEDLYDVAHSEVATFVPFRVQWCPIGRLAQLPSLFDEVDPSPPAAFHDFIGQNFNEHVSVSVPATAHPERTIDTAGYHDRWTPLAGTADGRPLQPIHPIDFHHNPWAHMPHSYSQSNNNNSLAEQPAVPVGAMRVGGVDSDNQQRGLLPSFYGNGSGSRPRIASVPPMAPQFIRAHGNINEQFQQSSSSLFAGSQRSGGMQPLGAGGPALPPPENTSFCLFPPVSSGPSSMENEDVGGNQFYAWERDRFAPYPLMSVNNEGTWWSSSQQQQPHGTPEPASASRRLSRQWIDTGRSPPENRLPDNLSFRQLHIPRM, from the exons ATGGGCGTGGGcgcagaggaggaggtggagacggCCGTGGTGGccgagggaggaggaggcggggagcaggaggagcaggagggcGGGGGCGGGGACGCCGAGGACaggaagggggagggggaggagaaggcCGCGGCAGTGATGTCGTGCTCGATCTGCCTCGACGCGgtggtcgccggcggcgaggacaGGTCCACCGCGAGGTTGCAGTGCGGCCACGAGTTCCACCTCG ATTGCATTGGTTCAGCATTTAACGCCAAAGGAATTATGCAATGCCCTAATTGCCGCAAAATTGAGACGGGGAATTGGCTTTATGCAAATGGTTCCCGTTCATCACAGGATGTAAACAATGATGAATGGGGTTATGATGAAGACCTTTATGATGTTGCTCACTCCGAGGTGGCAACCTTTGTG CCATTCCGCGTCCAATGGTGTCCTATTGGTCGTTTAGCACAGCTTCCATCCTTATTTGA TGAAGTAGATCCCTCACCACCAGCTGCTT TTCATGATTTCATTGGGCAAAACTTCAACGAGCATGTTTCTGTATCAGTACCTGCAACAGCTCATCCAG AGAGAACAATAGATACTGCTGGATATCATGATCGCTGGACCCCCCTGGCTGGGACAGCAGATGGCCGACCATTGCAGCCAATACATCCTATTGATTTCCATCATAACCCCTGGGCACACATGCCCCACTCCTATTCTCAATCAAACAACAATAACAGTTTAGCTGAGCAGCCAGCAGTCCCTGTGGGAGCAATGAGGGTTGGGGGTGTTGACAGTGATAACCAACAGCGAGGGCTTCTCCCCTCATTTTATGGAAACGG ATCTGGATCAAGGCCTAGAATTGCAAGTGTTCCTCCTATGGCGCCACAATTCATAAGAGCGCATGGAAACATCAATGAACAATTCCAGCAGAGTTCTTCTAGTTTATTCGCTGGGTCACAGCGATCAGGAGGCATGCAGCCATTGGGAGCTGGTGGGCCTGCCCTGCCACCTCCAGAGAACACCTCCTTTTGCCTGTTCCCACCCGTTTCATCAGGCCCCAGTTCAATGGAGAACGAGGATGTCGGAGGAAACCAGTTCTATGCCTGGGAGAGGGATCGCTTCGCTCCTTACCCGCTGATGTCCGTGAATAATGAAGGCACCTGGTGGAGCTCTTCACAACAACAGCAACCTCACGGCACACCAGAACCTGCATCAGCCTCGAGGAGGCTGTCCAGGCAGTGGATTGACACTGGTAGGTCACCACCGGAGAATAGATTGCCGGACAACTTGTCATTCCGACAATTGCACATCCCTCGGATGTAG
- the LOC133901104 gene encoding E3 ubiquitin-protein ligase IPI1-like isoform X1, whose protein sequence is MGVGAEEEVETAVVAEGGGGGEQEEQEGGGGDAEDRKGEGEEKAAAVMSCSICLDAVVAGGEDRSTARLQCGHEFHLDCIGSAFNAKGIMQCPNCRKIETGNWLYANGSRSSQDVNNDEWGYDEDLYDVAHSEVATFVPFRVQWCPIGRLAQLPSLFDEVDPSPPAAFHDFIGQNFNEHVSVSVPATAHPGPYVAYFQPLPPPASSSGSHVAERTIDTAGYHDRWTPLAGTADGRPLQPIHPIDFHHNPWAHMPHSYSQSNNNNSLAEQPAVPVGAMRVGGVDSDNQQRGLLPSFYGNGSGSRPRIASVPPMAPQFIRAHGNINEQFQQSSSSLFAGSQRSGGMQPLGAGGPALPPPENTSFCLFPPVSSGPSSMENEDVGGNQFYAWERDRFAPYPLMSVNNEGTWWSSSQQQQPHGTPEPASASRRLSRQWIDTGRSPPENRLPDNLSFRQLHIPRM, encoded by the exons ATGGGCGTGGGcgcagaggaggaggtggagacggCCGTGGTGGccgagggaggaggaggcggggagcaggaggagcaggagggcGGGGGCGGGGACGCCGAGGACaggaagggggagggggaggagaaggcCGCGGCAGTGATGTCGTGCTCGATCTGCCTCGACGCGgtggtcgccggcggcgaggacaGGTCCACCGCGAGGTTGCAGTGCGGCCACGAGTTCCACCTCG ATTGCATTGGTTCAGCATTTAACGCCAAAGGAATTATGCAATGCCCTAATTGCCGCAAAATTGAGACGGGGAATTGGCTTTATGCAAATGGTTCCCGTTCATCACAGGATGTAAACAATGATGAATGGGGTTATGATGAAGACCTTTATGATGTTGCTCACTCCGAGGTGGCAACCTTTGTG CCATTCCGCGTCCAATGGTGTCCTATTGGTCGTTTAGCACAGCTTCCATCCTTATTTGA TGAAGTAGATCCCTCACCACCAGCTGCTT TTCATGATTTCATTGGGCAAAACTTCAACGAGCATGTTTCTGTATCAGTACCTGCAACAGCTCATCCAGGTCCGTACGTCGCTTACTTTCAGCCTCTCCCACcaccagcatcatcatcaggcTCCCATGTCGCAGAGAGAACAATAGATACTGCTGGATATCATGATCGCTGGACCCCCCTGGCTGGGACAGCAGATGGCCGACCATTGCAGCCAATACATCCTATTGATTTCCATCATAACCCCTGGGCACACATGCCCCACTCCTATTCTCAATCAAACAACAATAACAGTTTAGCTGAGCAGCCAGCAGTCCCTGTGGGAGCAATGAGGGTTGGGGGTGTTGACAGTGATAACCAACAGCGAGGGCTTCTCCCCTCATTTTATGGAAACGG ATCTGGATCAAGGCCTAGAATTGCAAGTGTTCCTCCTATGGCGCCACAATTCATAAGAGCGCATGGAAACATCAATGAACAATTCCAGCAGAGTTCTTCTAGTTTATTCGCTGGGTCACAGCGATCAGGAGGCATGCAGCCATTGGGAGCTGGTGGGCCTGCCCTGCCACCTCCAGAGAACACCTCCTTTTGCCTGTTCCCACCCGTTTCATCAGGCCCCAGTTCAATGGAGAACGAGGATGTCGGAGGAAACCAGTTCTATGCCTGGGAGAGGGATCGCTTCGCTCCTTACCCGCTGATGTCCGTGAATAATGAAGGCACCTGGTGGAGCTCTTCACAACAACAGCAACCTCACGGCACACCAGAACCTGCATCAGCCTCGAGGAGGCTGTCCAGGCAGTGGATTGACACTGGTAGGTCACCACCGGAGAATAGATTGCCGGACAACTTGTCATTCCGACAATTGCACATCCCTCGGATGTAG